A stretch of DNA from Granulicella pectinivorans:
TCGCGGATGTTTCTGACCCATGTGCCGTACACAAACGCCGAGGAAGAGGCGGTGCAGATTCTGATGAAGATGAATCGCCTGGTGTTTGAAAGCTGCCCGGAGATTGTGACGATGCGGCGGCGCGTGAGCGACGGTTTGTTGCGGTTGATTGATGGGCATCCGGTGGACCGGCGGATCGCGTAGGCGGGTCTGCTAGGCTGGAAGCAGTATGCCGCTTACCCTGACATTGAATGGACAGAACCGTACCTTCGAAGGCCTTGTGCCTGACTCCAATCTTGCCGAGCTGGTGGATGCGCTGGGCGTGAAGGGCGACCGGGTGGCTCTAGAGCTCAATGGCGAGATCGTGTCGCGCGCGCGGTGGGCGGAGGCGTCCCTGGCGAACGGCGACAAGGTGGAGATGGTTCACTTTGTGGGCGGAGGCTCCGGCGCTTGAGCGGACTCAGGGGCATCGCCAAGAATCTGTCGGCGCTGTTCTCTTCGCATGCGATTACAGTGGTGCAACAGGTGGCCCTGGTGCCGCTGTTTATCCATGGATATGGCAAGGCTGGATATGGAGAATGGCTGGCGATCTCGGCCGCGGTGTCGTACCTGGGTACGCTGGACTTTGGGGTGCAGACGTTTGTGAACCAGGACCTGACGGTGCGGTATCACCGGGGAGATATGGCGGACTTTCATGTCAACCAGTCGACCGCGCTGAGGTTGCTGCTGGGGATTGTGTCAGTCGCCGCGGTGGCGGCGACGGTGGTGTTTGTGCTACCGATGCAGCATCTGCTGAAGATGGACGGGGTGCACGGGGATCCGGTGGTGGCTCCGCTGGTGGTGCAGATGGCGCTCTTCTTCATGGCGATGGTGGCGCTGACGCATGTGGTGTACGGGTACTTTGCTGGGACGTTCATGGTGCTGGGCAAGGCCTATGTGGGGTCGAACTGGAATAACGCGCGGACGCTATCGGGGATTGGGACGACGCTGGTGGCCGTGCTGTTCCACGCTTCGTTCGCGCAGATTGCGATGGCACAGTGGGGTGGGCTGCTGACGTGCCTGGTAGCGCAGCTATGGCATCTGCGGCGGATGGGGCCGGATATCTTTCCCACGCTGAAACACTGGGATAGTGCGCTGGTGCCGAAGATCCTGAAGCCTTCGGGATACTTCGCGCTGATCTTCTCGAGCAACTTTCTGGTGTACCAGCTTCCGATTCTGATTCTGCAGAGCACGGCGGGCGGGGCGTTTGTGACGGTGTTCTCGCTGATGCGGACAGTCTTCTCGATGACGCGGAACATGCTGAATGTGCTGACGCAGTCGATGGGGCCGGAGGTGACGAACCTGTTCGCGAAGAACGACTGGAAGGGGCTGAGCCAGATCTACAACTACTCGGAGCGGCTGATCTTTTCGGTGATTCCGGCAGCGAACGTGGGTGTGCTCTACCTTTCGCCGTTTCTGCTGACGATCTGGCTGAAGCAACCGGGGTTGTTCGATCCTCGTTTGTATTTGATCAGCGCGGCTTCGTCCATCGTGATGTCTACCAAGGAGCACAAGTTCCAATTCCAGTTTTCGACCAATACGCATCAGGCGCTGGCGCGATTCATGTTTGGGACGTATGTGCTGCTGGGTGGGCTTTGGATCGTGTTTATCCCCCGGTTTGGGGTGCTTGGGTTGCTCTGGTGCTGGTTCGCGGTGGAGTTGGCGCAGCTTGTGTATCTCATCCATCTGAACGCTGGGTTCTTTGCGCACTTTGAGGTGCTGGATAAGAAATATCTGTGGCGGCTTGCGATGCTTTCGGTGAGCTTTCTGGCGGGGGCGTGGGTATTTCTCCCGTATACGAGGGCCATGGCGCTGCCGGTGCAGATTGGGATCGCGATTGCGAATGGTGCGGCTTTGCTGGGGCTGGCGGTGCCGCTGTTTGGGCTGGATGCGGTTTGGGGAGAGTTTCGGGCGCGGCGAAGAGGCATGGCCCAGGCCTGAGGCACAAGACCCCACATCTCGGAGGTGAGATGTGGGGTTTGCGCCTGGTGACTATTCCGAAACGGTGTAGGTGTGGGTCCCGCTTCCGATGTTGTCGGTCTTGCCAGAGGGCAGGATGACCGTCGCGGTCGTGTTGGGTGGGATCGTAATGGTGAACTTCTTGCTGGACTGCTTCCAGTCCGAGACGATGGTTCCGTAGACGGAGTCGTACTCGGTGTGGAGCTGGGGCAGGGCTGCGTTGAAGTGGGGGTGAACGGTGAGATGGTGGTAGCCCGGTCCGGTGGCGTCGGTGTCGATGCCGGCGGCGCGGCGGTAGACCCAGGCCATGACGGAGCCGAAGGCGTAGTGGTTGTAGGAGTTCATGCCGGGATCGCCGGTGTCTCCGTTCCAGCGTTCCCACCACGTGGTAGCACCCTTCTTGACCATGTATCCCCAGGAGGGATATGTGTCCGATAACAGGAGTCTGAAGGCGATGTCGGAGCGGTCGTTCTCGTCGAGAACGTTCAAGAGGAACGGCGTGCCGAGGAAGCCGGTAGTGAGGTGGTTACCGTGGGCCTCGATGTCCTTGACGGCCTTGTCGACCATGGCGGCGCGCTGGGATTCGGGCGCGATTCCGGTTGCGATCGTGGCGAGGTAGCTGGCCTGGGTGTTGCCGGCCACGGTGCCATCCTCCTTGACGTAGGCGGCGCGGTAGGCGGCAGCGATGTGGTCGTACTGAGATTGGTACTTCGCGGCGTCTTCGGGACGGCCGAGAGCCTTGGCCATCTCGACCATCTCGCGGGCGATGAGGGCCCAGTAGGCGGTGGCGATGAGGTCCTTGGGGGTGTTCTGGTCGGGGGCGAGCCAGTCGGCGTAGTTGTTGCCGAGACTCTTCTGGCGGAGATAGTTGGGGTTGGTCTCGAGGATGAAGGTCATCCAGCGCTCCATGGCGGGCCAGGCCTGCTTCACCGTATTGAGATCGCCGTACTGGAGCCAGGCGGCGTAGGGGATGAAGACGCCGGCGTCACCCCAGCCCGGCGCGCCCTCCAGACGGCCGAGGATGTTGGGGGAGACGTCGGTGAAGGCACCGGCGGGGGTTTGGGCGTCTTCGACGTCGAGCATGAACTTGTGGGTGAAGGCGTCGATGTCGAAGTTGTAGGTTCCGGTGCGCCAGAAGACGCCGGCGTCTCCCATCCAGCCGAGACGCTCGTCGCGCTGGGGGCAGTCGGTGGGGATGGAGACGAAGTTGCCGCGCTGGCCCCATGCTCCTAACCCATTCATTTTGTTGAGCGTTTCACTGGAACTGGAGAGACGGACGGAGGGGGTGGCGGGGAGCGAGTTGTAGACG
This window harbors:
- the thiS gene encoding sulfur carrier protein ThiS, with translation MPLTLTLNGQNRTFEGLVPDSNLAELVDALGVKGDRVALELNGEIVSRARWAEASLANGDKVEMVHFVGGGSGA
- a CDS encoding lipopolysaccharide biosynthesis protein, producing MSGLRGIAKNLSALFSSHAITVVQQVALVPLFIHGYGKAGYGEWLAISAAVSYLGTLDFGVQTFVNQDLTVRYHRGDMADFHVNQSTALRLLLGIVSVAAVAATVVFVLPMQHLLKMDGVHGDPVVAPLVVQMALFFMAMVALTHVVYGYFAGTFMVLGKAYVGSNWNNARTLSGIGTTLVAVLFHASFAQIAMAQWGGLLTCLVAQLWHLRRMGPDIFPTLKHWDSALVPKILKPSGYFALIFSSNFLVYQLPILILQSTAGGAFVTVFSLMRTVFSMTRNMLNVLTQSMGPEVTNLFAKNDWKGLSQIYNYSERLIFSVIPAANVGVLYLSPFLLTIWLKQPGLFDPRLYLISAASSIVMSTKEHKFQFQFSTNTHQALARFMFGTYVLLGGLWIVFIPRFGVLGLLWCWFAVELAQLVYLIHLNAGFFAHFEVLDKKYLWRLAMLSVSFLAGAWVFLPYTRAMALPVQIGIAIANGAALLGLAVPLFGLDAVWGEFRARRRGMAQA